The genomic window TAAAGAATTCTACCCAATCCTCCCAGTCCCGTCGATTCTCAGCGGCAAAAATCTCTTCTGGATGCCGATTTATCAGCATTGTTTCCAATTCAAGTGCCTCGACTGATCCAGCGGCTATCTTCGCGGCATAGTCGTCTGGCAACCACACCACGGCATCAACGTCTTTTGGCTCGGCTTTGGCGGTTACAAAGCTGCCATCCACAAAGAAGCGCTGAGCGGAAATGGATCGTGCAAGTTCAATCCATCTCCGCAGACACAAAACCAGTCGCCGTCGCCGGGATGTCGAAGTTCCAAATCGAAATGTCACCTCACCTTCAGTTGCCAAGTGAATGCCTTCAGGCAAATACCCGTCTTGTCGAAAGTCTGGAATCATGTGTGATCAATCCAATTTTGTTGCCAAACAAACAAACTGACCAATGGGGTAGTATCTATTGAGGGAATTATACTTATACTAATTGCAAGTAATCATAGCGCGGTTTTTACCCAGTTTACCATGGGATTCCGCAACTCCGTGGGAGTAGGAGTTCACTGGTTTTGTTCTTTTTCCCAGGGTTGTTCGCTGCGCTCCAACCCGTGGGCTTTGTTACAGAACCGCGTTGCGGTAGAAAAGTACCGCGAAGCGTTCATGGAATTCAGCCCAGGGTTGCCGCGCAGCGGCTAGCCTGGGAACACGACTAACGACAAAAGACAAAGAGCAAGATAAAAGCTAAAAGGCTAAAGTAGAATAACCCGTAAAATATGTTCCAAGCATTACCTTCTCTACAACAGTCATCGCAGCGTAATTCATAACTACTACCTCGCCCGACAATCATGTTGATTGGCTGCAGATGCTCCGCGCAGCTCATTTTCCCGCACTTTTGACAGCGAGTCGTGGCGGGACGCTTGCACGTATAGCAATTTGGCGTACTTAGGCCAGATTTACGCCCCGGTCCAGGATGCCCACACCTTGGGCAGGCTTCTGCCAGTCGCGAGATCTCTTGCCCGCATTCCCCGCAGCTTACTAGCGCCATGCCCCGCTCCCCTGGGGTAAATCCCGCCTGTTATTTTTTTTGCGCCACCACCGGGCAATAGTGCCGCTCTGTGGAGCGTGGGCTGTTGCTGGCTGCATGTTGCCATTTGCCCACCCGCTGCAAGACCGCCGCGCTGCCAAACACCAGCCCGCAGTACAACAAATCCCCCTGCAGCATCCAGCGATAAAATGGAACCGCCGCCGCATAACATTCTAGTAAGCCAGCCAGTGAATCCTCGTAGGCGTTCCCCCGGCGAATCAGCCACACGGCAAAATTTGTTACCACATAAAAAAGCGTCGAACTGGCCACACTGGCCAAAATGATAGAGGCGGTAAATTTTATACCGTGACCCGCGCCCAGGTTTGCATTTTTGGACGTATTACTACCCGTTATCAGCCAAGTTCCCCAAAATGCCGGCGCTACAAAGCAGACATACACGGCCAACATTTCCACCCTACTGCTGTAGTCGGCCAAAAACAGATTGCTGACCGCCAGGATCACGCAGGGGAGCAGCACCGCCATCCACCGTTGCGCAAAA from Pirellulales bacterium includes these protein-coding regions:
- a CDS encoding DUF6580 family putative transport protein, translating into MLPPARLNANIPATWSIFAALALLGVLGRIFQPQWNVTPIAAVTLFAAALFAQRWMAVLLPCVILAVSNLFLADYSSRVEMLAVYVCFVAPAFWGTWLITGSNTSKNANLGAGHGIKFTASIILASVASSTLFYVVTNFAVWLIRRGNAYEDSLAGLLECYAAAVPFYRWMLQGDLLYCGLVFGSAAVLQRVGKWQHAASNSPRSTERHYCPVVAQKK